In a genomic window of Phragmites australis chromosome 14, lpPhrAust1.1, whole genome shotgun sequence:
- the LOC133890699 gene encoding uncharacterized protein LOC133890699 translates to MALLPQILHSPHPRLVAAAAAAAASPSRAIRRTTRLHAPSSTSTSTSRRGCRGRGMAASASGPGSSPEPYPSESDDGLVELPLFPLPLVLFPDATHALHIFEFRYRIMMHTVLQTDLRFGVVFAGSGGTAADVGCVGEVVKHERLADDRFFLICKGQQRFRVARVVRTKPYLVAAVQWLEDRPPAEPPAPGEDAEALAADVEVLMRDVIRIANRLNGKTEKEVGDLRRGLFPTPFSFYVGNTFEGAPREQQALLELEDTAARLRRERDTLRNTLNYLTAASAVKDAFPSSPSSG, encoded by the coding sequence ATGGCTCTCCTCCCCCAAATCCTCCACTCCCCTCACCCccgcctcgtcgccgccgccgccgccgccgccgcctccccgtctCGCGCAATCCGTCGAACAACTCGTCTACATGCCCCCtcgtccacctccacctccacctcccgcCGCGGCTGCCGGGGCCGGGGCATGGCGGCGAGCGCGTCCGGGCCCGGGTCGTCGCCGGAGCCGTACCCGTCGGAGTCCGACGACGGGCTCGTGGAGCTCCCGCTGTTCCCGCTCCCGCTCGTGCTCTTCCCGGACGCGACCCACGCGCTGCACATCTTCGAGTTCCGCTACCGCATCATGATGCACACGGTGCTCCAGACCGACCTCCGCTTCGGCGTCGTCTTCGCGGGCTCGGGTGGCACCGCCGCCGACGTTGGGTGCGTCGGCGAGGTCGTCAAGCACGAGCGCCTCGCCGACGACCGGTTCTTCCTCATCTGCAAGGGCCAGCAGCGGTTCCGCGTGGCCCGCGTCGTGCGCACCAAGCCCTACCTCGTCGCCGCCGTGCAGTGGCTCGAGGACCGCCcgcccgccgagcccccggcgcCCGGGGAGGACGCCGAGGCGCTCGCCGCCGACGTCGAGGTCCTCATGCGCGACGTCATACGCATCGCCAACCGGCTCAACGGCAAGACCGAGAAGGAGGTGGGCGACCTGCGCAGGGGCCTCTTCCCCACGCCCTTCTCCTTCTACGTCGGCAACACCTTCGAGGGCGCGCCGCGGGAGCAGCAGGCGCTGCTCGAGCTCGAGGACACCGCCGCGCGGCTGCGCCGGGAGCGGGACACGCTGCGCAACACGCTCAACTACctcaccgccgcctccgccgtcaAGGATGCCTTCccctcctcgccgtcgtcggGATGA